A stretch of the Lactuca sativa cultivar Salinas chromosome 9, Lsat_Salinas_v11, whole genome shotgun sequence genome encodes the following:
- the LOC111898285 gene encoding non-specific lipid-transfer protein — MAVTIIKVLCVVVTCMVFSAPYAEAAITCGQVVSKMLPCLAYLRTGGAVPPPCCSGLKSLKAATQATPDLKTACGCLKTAYTQYAGINPSIAVGLPAKCGVNLPFKFSPDIDCSKVH, encoded by the exons ATGGCAGTGACAATAATTAAGGTCTTATGTGTTGTGGTGACTTGCATGGTGTTCTCGGCACCCTATGCAGAGGCTGCTATTACCTGCGGTCAGGTGGTGAGCAAGATGTTGCCATGCCTAGCCTACCTGAGGACCGGTGGTGCAGTGCCACCACCATGTTGCAGTGGTCTTAAGAGTCTGAAGGCTGCCACTCAAGCAACCCCCGACCTCAAGACTGCGTGTGGTTGCCTGAAAACTGCTTATACACAATATGCTGGCATCAATCCTAGCATTGCCGTCGGCCTTCCAGCAAAGTGTGGTGTTAATCTTCCTTTTAAGTTCAGCCCCGACATCGACTGCTCCAA GGTACACTAA